In Triticum aestivum cultivar Chinese Spring chromosome 5B, IWGSC CS RefSeq v2.1, whole genome shotgun sequence, the following proteins share a genomic window:
- the LOC123115804 gene encoding osmotin-like protein yields the protein MAKDLAFVLLVLAALAAFSSATKLTIHNLCPHPVWPLVTPNAGLPSISDNAARLDTNAILSLTFPSTFWAGRVAARTGCDDGTSPPRGCFTGDAPPSTVAQITVHDSGNLDLAAYSVSLVNGFNVPMVLSPQAGGGQCPALGCAVDLNCDCPPDNRAAEGTACRGPAGYFKNRCPLTRTTSTDVEPVPQSCCAPGELKIVLCQSSMLQRGASAAEDTDMVIRTVVADN from the coding sequence ATGGCCAAGGatctcgccttcgtcctcctcgtccttgccgcgctAGCCGCCTTCTCGTCGGCGACCAAGCTGACAATCCACAACCTCTGCCCGCACCCCGTCTGGCCGCTCGTCACCCCCAACGCCGGCCTCCCCTCCATCTCTGACAATGCCGCGCGCCTCGACACCAACGCGATTCTCTCCCTCACCTTCCCGTCCACCTTCTGGGCAGGTCGCGTCGCGGCCCGCACCGGCTGCGACGACGGCACGTCGCCACCGCGCGGGTGCTTCACGGGCGACGCGCCGCCGTCCACCGTCGCGCAGATCACGGTCCACGACAGCGGGAACCTGGACCTCGCCGCGTACAGCGTCAGCCTCGTAAACGGGTTCAACGTGCCGATGGTGTTGAGTCCGCAGGCAGGCGGTGGGCAGTGTCCGGCGCTCGGCTGCGCCGTGGACCTCAACTGCGACTGCCCTCCGGACAACCGGGCCGCCGAAGGCACCGCGTGCCGCGGGCCCGCGGGGTACTTCAAGAACCGTTGCCCGCTCACGAGGACGACGTCGACCGACGTGGAGCCCGTGCCGCAGAGCTGCTGCGCGCCCGGGGAGCTCAAGATCGTCCTCTGCCAGTCGTCCATGCTCCAGCGCGGCGCCTCGGCGGCGGAGGACACCGACATGGTCATCCGCACTGTCGTCGCCGACAACTAG